In a single window of the Gammaproteobacteria bacterium genome:
- a CDS encoding peroxiredoxin, with protein MRAFRKTFLYTLIASALLSAGALAGGIEVGQQAPEFKLQDQNLEWQSLSDYRGQWVVLYFYPKDDTPGCTTEACNFRDEIFRFKALGAAVLGVSMDDVESHQAFAEKYSLPFPLLADTEGKVAKAYDAVDSYIVFETANRETFIINPQGEIFHHYEDVDPDVHAEEVLELLKANAATATEAG; from the coding sequence ATGCGCGCATTCCGAAAGACTTTCCTGTACACCCTGATCGCTTCCGCCCTGCTGAGTGCCGGCGCACTGGCAGGCGGTATCGAAGTCGGACAGCAGGCACCTGAATTCAAGCTCCAGGACCAGAACCTGGAGTGGCAGTCACTGTCCGATTACCGCGGACAATGGGTCGTCCTCTATTTCTACCCCAAGGATGACACGCCCGGTTGCACCACCGAGGCCTGCAATTTCCGCGACGAGATATTCCGTTTCAAGGCGCTCGGTGCCGCCGTGCTTGGCGTGAGCATGGACGACGTCGAATCACACCAGGCGTTTGCCGAGAAATACTCCCTGCCCTTCCCGCTGCTGGCAGATACCGAAGGCAAGGTGGCCAAGGCCTATGACGCCGTTGATTCCTATATCGTCTTCGAAACAGCCAATCGCGAGACCTTCATCATCAACCCGCAGGGAGAGATCTTCCATCACTACGAAGACGTCGACCCCGACGTGCATGCCGAAGAAGTGCTCGAATTGCTGAAGGCGAATGCCGCTACGGCAACAGAGGCAGGCTGA
- the mgtE gene encoding magnesium transporter, with product MSEAASSVSSASRLELIREALESGTLRSVRRMMHSLHPAEIAHLLESLRPAEREIVWELVDAEDDGEVLLHVNDEVRGGLIRGMDAEELIAATEDLDIDDLADLFADLPEQVTQQLMRSMDEQNRRLLTDVLAYPEDSAGGLMNTDTVTIRPDVTLDVVSRYLRLHESIPEDTDRLFVVNRYGRLLGTLSLARTLVTDPQTTVAEVMDTEVKGILAETPTTEVAKTFEDRDLVSAPVVDEEGVLLGRITIDDVVDVIRSEAEHSLMVMAGLDEEDDMFAPVARSARRRAVWLGINLATAFLASWVVGLFQATINEVVALAVLMPVVASMGGIAGSQTLTIIIRGLALGQVEKSNARLLMIKELSVAALNGLAWALVVASVAALWFNSVPLGAIIAAALIINMLTAAFAGVGIPLLLKRLGIDPALAGSVVLTTITDVIGFTAFLGLGAIYLT from the coding sequence ATGTCGGAAGCCGCATCCAGCGTCAGCTCCGCCAGCCGCCTCGAGCTGATTCGCGAGGCGCTGGAGTCCGGCACGCTGCGCAGCGTGCGGCGCATGATGCATTCCCTGCACCCCGCCGAAATCGCCCACCTGCTCGAATCGCTGCGTCCCGCCGAACGTGAAATCGTCTGGGAGCTGGTCGACGCCGAAGACGATGGCGAGGTCCTGCTGCACGTCAATGACGAGGTCCGTGGCGGCCTGATTCGCGGCATGGATGCCGAGGAACTGATTGCGGCAACCGAAGACCTCGATATCGACGATCTCGCCGACCTGTTTGCCGACTTGCCGGAGCAGGTCACGCAGCAGCTGATGCGCTCGATGGACGAGCAGAACCGTCGCCTGCTGACCGATGTGCTGGCCTACCCGGAGGACAGCGCCGGCGGCCTGATGAACACCGACACGGTGACCATCCGCCCGGACGTCACCCTTGACGTGGTATCCCGCTACCTGAGGCTGCACGAAAGCATTCCCGAAGACACCGACCGGCTGTTCGTGGTGAACCGCTATGGTCGCCTGCTTGGCACCCTGAGCCTTGCCCGGACCCTGGTCACGGATCCCCAGACGACGGTTGCCGAAGTCATGGATACGGAGGTCAAGGGCATTCTTGCAGAAACCCCGACCACCGAAGTCGCCAAGACCTTCGAGGACCGCGACCTGGTGTCCGCGCCCGTGGTCGACGAAGAAGGCGTCTTGCTGGGTCGTATCACCATCGACGACGTGGTCGACGTCATCCGCTCCGAAGCGGAGCATTCATTGATGGTCATGGCCGGCCTGGACGAGGAAGACGACATGTTCGCGCCGGTGGCCCGCAGCGCCCGCCGCCGCGCCGTGTGGCTGGGCATCAACCTGGCTACGGCATTCCTAGCGTCGTGGGTGGTCGGCCTGTTCCAGGCCACCATCAACGAGGTCGTCGCACTGGCCGTGTTGATGCCGGTCGTCGCCAGCATGGGTGGCATTGCCGGCAGCCAGACACTGACCATCATCATCCGCGGCCTGGCACTCGGCCAGGTCGAGAAATCCAACGCCCGGCTGCTGATGATCAAGGAACTGTCCGTGGCAGCCCTGAATGGCCTTGCCTGGGCGCTGGTCGTCGCCAGCGTGGCCGCCCTCTGGTTCAATTCGGTGCCGCTGGGCGCCATCATCGCGGCAGCATTGATCATCAACATGCTGACCGCCGCCTTTGCCGGTGTCGGCATTCCCCTGCTGCTCAAGCGCCTGGGTATCGACCCGGCACTGGCCGGCAGCGTCGTACTGACCACCATCACCGACGTCATCGGCTTCACGGCCTTCCTGGGGCTCGGGGCGATTTACCTTACCTGA
- a CDS encoding patatin-like phospholipase family protein — MIEDEKHTSGLILTGGGARAAYQVGVLKAMASWVEKDARLPFPVITGTSAGSLNTLLLASRAASFRDSVSHLEAVWSNLTVSKIFRSDTSTMLRTTGRWLLWLLLMRHPRFAPPSILDNRPLRQLMELHMRLPRIQQAIDTGILDAVGVTAAGYTSARSVTFFQGRQGLVSWSRTRRDGVMADISLDHVMASSALPIIFPAQRIGNEYFGDGSMRQAAPLSPAIHLGATRLLVIGTRNEDYNAVRSQSVVGYPTFGEIGGYILDSLFMDALYTDIERLRRINELVRQIGRKPRGSLRPLSEIDVAVMVPSQDIRDIAERHIRDIPRTMRVLLRLLGATGPKGAQLLSYLLFDGDYCRELIELGYRDAHERRHLLEPFLPNVLADATKAEAATPEPQVR, encoded by the coding sequence ATGATCGAGGATGAAAAGCACACTTCGGGATTGATACTGACGGGTGGTGGTGCCCGCGCGGCCTACCAGGTCGGTGTACTCAAGGCGATGGCGTCCTGGGTCGAGAAGGACGCTCGCCTGCCGTTTCCCGTCATCACCGGGACTTCCGCCGGCTCCTTGAATACGCTGCTGCTGGCCAGTCGTGCCGCAAGCTTTCGCGATTCCGTATCACACCTGGAAGCTGTCTGGTCGAACCTGACCGTCAGCAAGATTTTCCGTAGCGACACGAGCACCATGCTGCGTACCACCGGTCGCTGGTTGCTGTGGTTGTTGCTCATGCGGCATCCCCGGTTTGCTCCACCGTCAATCCTCGATAACCGGCCATTGCGCCAGCTGATGGAGCTGCACATGCGACTGCCGCGCATCCAGCAGGCCATCGATACCGGTATCCTGGATGCCGTGGGTGTCACGGCGGCCGGCTATACCTCGGCACGCTCGGTCACGTTCTTCCAGGGGCGACAGGGCCTGGTTTCCTGGTCACGAACCCGCCGTGACGGCGTGATGGCCGACATATCCCTCGATCACGTCATGGCATCGTCGGCATTGCCGATCATTTTCCCGGCTCAACGCATCGGCAACGAGTACTTCGGCGACGGCTCGATGCGCCAGGCCGCACCGCTCAGCCCGGCCATTCATCTAGGCGCAACGCGCTTGCTGGTCATTGGCACGCGCAACGAGGATTACAATGCGGTGCGCAGCCAGTCGGTTGTCGGTTATCCGACCTTCGGCGAGATCGGCGGCTACATTCTCGACTCGCTGTTCATGGATGCGCTGTACACCGATATCGAACGCCTTCGGCGCATCAACGAGCTGGTGAGGCAGATCGGCCGCAAGCCGCGTGGTTCGCTGCGGCCGCTGTCGGAAATCGATGTGGCGGTCATGGTGCCGAGCCAGGACATTCGCGACATAGCCGAACGTCACATCCGTGACATCCCGCGCACCATGCGGGTGCTGCTGCGCCTGCTGGGTGCGACCGGACCGAAGGGAGCGCAGTTGCTCTCCTATCTTCTCTTCGATGGCGACTACTGTCGCGAGCTGATAGAGCTGGGATACCGGGATGCGCATGAACGGCGCCATCTGCTGGAACCGTTCCTGCCCAACGTGCTGGCGGATGCGACAAAGGCTGAGGCTGCGACGCCCGAGCCTCAGGTAAGGTAA
- a CDS encoding diguanylate cyclase has protein sequence MGKVARKALIASDEPHTRRELETALLTAGFQTLSVDSTDEAIDALDALPSMEIILVDELLRGKGAAHLFEHLAKSAVFENTIKILINSQVDNDHARKALALSVDDCIAKPIQADELKLRLALWKKLGELAGKVATVASHDQVTGLYSHGLILETAQHELDRAARDETPLSVLLTDIDNLRQINEHFGHQMGDKVLSSVAQRLKVALRSYDLSGRFGGEEFLTVLPRCGRANAMEVGERVRRAVAAEPFLIDSIKMNVTVSVGVATTMGDERVAARRIIRAADHALYKAKREGRNRVEMAVSLKTWAGQSN, from the coding sequence ATGGGCAAGGTGGCGCGCAAGGCGCTGATTGCCAGCGACGAACCGCACACTCGGCGAGAACTCGAAACCGCACTGCTGACTGCGGGATTCCAGACGCTGTCGGTCGACAGCACGGACGAGGCTATCGATGCGCTGGATGCGCTGCCATCCATGGAAATCATCCTGGTTGACGAGTTGCTGCGAGGCAAGGGAGCCGCGCACCTCTTCGAGCACCTGGCGAAAAGTGCCGTGTTCGAAAACACGATCAAGATCCTGATCAACAGCCAGGTCGACAACGACCACGCACGCAAGGCGCTGGCATTGTCGGTGGATGACTGCATTGCCAAGCCGATCCAGGCTGACGAACTGAAATTGCGCCTGGCACTCTGGAAGAAGCTGGGAGAACTGGCAGGGAAGGTGGCAACGGTTGCCTCGCATGACCAGGTGACCGGGCTGTATTCCCACGGGCTCATTCTTGAAACCGCGCAGCACGAGCTGGACCGCGCGGCGCGCGACGAGACCCCTCTTTCCGTCCTCCTCACGGACATCGACAACCTGCGACAGATCAACGAGCACTTCGGCCACCAGATGGGCGACAAGGTCCTGTCCAGTGTCGCGCAGCGTCTCAAGGTCGCATTGCGTTCCTACGACCTCTCAGGTCGGTTCGGTGGTGAGGAATTTCTCACGGTGCTGCCGCGTTGCGGCCGGGCCAATGCGATGGAGGTGGGCGAGCGTGTCCGCCGCGCCGTGGCGGCCGAGCCTTTCCTGATCGATTCCATCAAGATGAATGTCACCGTCAGTGTAGGTGTGGCAACCACCATGGGGGACGAGCGTGTAGCCGCCCGGCGCATCATCCGGGCGGCCGACCACGCGCTTTACAAGGCCAAGCGCGAAGGTCGGAACCGGGTCGAAATGGCTGTCAGCCTGAAGACCTGGGCTGGCCAGTCGAACTGA
- a CDS encoding ParA family protein: MQKIVVLNTKGGCGKTTIATNLAARFAMSDYQTTLMDQDSQGSSMRWLSKRSEDLPFVNGIAAYQRNLGVTRSWQLRVPTQTERLVIDTPAALDPQGLTEVTRNAHAVIIPVMPSDIDIHAASRCISDLLLIAKLDRREDRIAVVANRARQRTRMFRSLEKFLTSLHIPFVTAFRDTQNYVRCSEKGIGIYELADARADADREDWDKLMEWIAQRPPSAAQVINGPRVVRSTL; this comes from the coding sequence ATGCAGAAAATCGTGGTTCTCAACACCAAGGGTGGATGCGGCAAGACCACCATTGCCACCAACCTGGCGGCTCGCTTTGCCATGTCCGATTACCAGACGACGCTGATGGACCAGGATTCGCAGGGCTCGTCCATGCGCTGGCTTTCAAAGCGTTCCGAGGACCTGCCCTTCGTCAACGGTATCGCAGCCTACCAGCGCAACCTTGGCGTGACTCGCAGCTGGCAGCTGCGCGTACCCACGCAGACCGAGCGGCTGGTCATCGATACGCCGGCAGCGCTGGACCCGCAAGGATTGACCGAAGTCACCCGCAATGCGCATGCCGTCATCATTCCGGTCATGCCATCGGATATCGACATACATGCCGCTTCGCGTTGCATTTCCGACCTGCTGCTCATCGCCAAGCTGGATCGCCGCGAAGACCGCATTGCCGTGGTGGCCAACCGCGCCAGGCAGCGCACCCGGATGTTCCGCTCGCTGGAAAAGTTTCTCACCAGCCTGCATATCCCCTTCGTGACTGCTTTTCGTGACACGCAGAATTACGTGCGCTGCTCCGAAAAGGGTATCGGCATTTACGAGCTGGCAGATGCCCGCGCCGACGCCGACCGGGAAGACTGGGACAAGCTGATGGAGTGGATTGCGCAACGCCCGCCAAGTGCAGCCCAGGTCATCAATGGCCCGCGGGTCGTTCGAAGTACGCTATAG